One Actinosynnema pretiosum DNA segment encodes these proteins:
- a CDS encoding 3-hydroxyacyl-CoA dehydrogenase NAD-binding domain-containing protein, whose amino-acid sequence MTALTPDEAKALFPDEVVTGARTRLVSVPGLDGQVAVITIDNGHDHTRPSTFGPQGLVSLGLAFDEAAAANPVAIAVTGKPFVFAVGADLSAVEKAGSRETGLTIGALGHEVFRKFTDSTVPTFAFVNGAAMGGGLELALSCHYRTVASNAAAIALPEVFLGLFPGWGGTQLLPNLIGPDAAVTVIFENALNQNRMLNPAKATQLGIFDTVLDSADYLEQSLLWLGQVVRGEVSPERKEIDRGAGWDAALARAKGIVHGRTKGAAPGALKALELLELARENDLDRGYAAETEALADLVMSDELRAGLYSFNLVQKRAKRPAGAPDKSLARKVTKVGIVGAGLMASQMALLFARRLEVPVVLTDVDQAHVDKGVGYVHAEVDKLLGKGRVSQDKANRLKALVSGSLDKAAFADADFVIEAVFEDLDVKKKVFAEVEEHVSAEAVLATNTSSLSITDMASGLQHPERVVGFHFFNPVAVMPLLEIVRAERTDDATLATAFAVGKQLKKSSVLVKDAPAFVVNRLLTRFMGEVVRSIDEGTPFEVADRATESLGLPMSPLVLLQLVGPPVALHVAETMHGAFPERFAVSENMRAFVAAGKAAVWQWDATGKQTVDPEVQALWKGGDAPQTGDEVAARALEALAEEIRTMLDEGVVAEAQDIDLCMILGAGWPFWLGGVTPYLDRTGISEKVTGKRFLAPGIASVPA is encoded by the coding sequence GTGACCGCGCTGACCCCCGACGAGGCCAAGGCGCTGTTCCCGGACGAGGTCGTCACCGGCGCGCGCACCCGCCTGGTGTCCGTCCCCGGCCTGGACGGCCAGGTCGCCGTGATCACCATCGACAACGGCCACGACCACACCCGCCCGTCGACCTTCGGGCCTCAGGGCCTGGTCAGCCTGGGCCTGGCGTTCGACGAGGCCGCGGCGGCGAACCCGGTGGCCATCGCGGTCACCGGCAAGCCGTTCGTGTTCGCCGTCGGCGCCGACCTGAGCGCCGTGGAGAAGGCCGGGTCGCGCGAGACGGGCCTGACCATCGGCGCGCTCGGCCACGAGGTGTTCCGCAAGTTCACCGACTCCACCGTCCCCACCTTCGCGTTCGTCAACGGCGCGGCGATGGGCGGCGGCCTGGAGCTGGCGCTGTCCTGCCACTACCGGACGGTCGCCTCGAACGCGGCGGCGATCGCGCTGCCCGAGGTGTTCCTCGGCCTGTTCCCCGGCTGGGGCGGCACGCAGCTGCTGCCGAACCTGATCGGCCCGGACGCGGCCGTGACGGTGATCTTCGAGAACGCGCTGAACCAGAACCGGATGCTGAACCCGGCGAAGGCGACCCAGCTCGGGATCTTCGACACCGTGCTCGACTCGGCCGACTACCTGGAGCAGTCGCTGCTCTGGCTGGGGCAGGTCGTGCGCGGCGAGGTGTCGCCGGAGCGCAAGGAGATCGACCGGGGCGCGGGCTGGGACGCCGCGCTCGCCCGCGCCAAGGGCATCGTGCACGGCCGCACCAAGGGCGCCGCGCCCGGCGCGCTCAAGGCGCTGGAGCTGCTGGAGCTGGCCCGCGAGAACGACCTCGACCGGGGCTACGCGGCCGAGACCGAGGCGCTGGCCGACCTGGTCATGAGCGACGAGCTGCGGGCGGGCCTGTACTCGTTCAACCTCGTGCAGAAGCGCGCCAAGCGGCCCGCCGGCGCTCCGGACAAGTCGCTGGCCCGCAAGGTCACCAAGGTCGGCATCGTCGGCGCGGGCCTGATGGCCTCGCAGATGGCGCTGCTGTTCGCCCGGCGCCTCGAGGTGCCGGTCGTGCTGACCGACGTCGACCAGGCGCACGTGGACAAGGGCGTGGGCTACGTGCACGCCGAGGTCGACAAGCTGCTGGGCAAGGGCCGGGTGTCGCAGGACAAGGCGAACCGGCTCAAGGCGCTGGTGTCCGGTTCGCTGGACAAGGCGGCGTTCGCCGACGCGGACTTCGTGATCGAGGCCGTGTTCGAGGACCTGGACGTCAAGAAGAAGGTCTTCGCCGAGGTCGAGGAGCACGTCTCCGCCGAGGCGGTGCTGGCCACCAACACCTCGTCGCTGTCGATCACCGACATGGCGTCCGGGCTCCAGCACCCCGAGCGCGTGGTCGGCTTCCACTTCTTCAACCCGGTCGCGGTCATGCCGCTGCTGGAGATCGTGCGGGCCGAGCGCACCGACGACGCGACCCTCGCGACGGCGTTCGCGGTGGGCAAGCAGCTGAAGAAGTCGTCGGTGCTGGTCAAGGACGCGCCCGCGTTCGTGGTCAACCGGCTGCTGACCCGGTTCATGGGCGAGGTGGTGCGCTCGATCGACGAGGGCACCCCGTTCGAGGTGGCCGACCGGGCGACCGAGTCGCTGGGCCTGCCGATGTCCCCGCTGGTGCTGCTGCAGCTGGTCGGGCCGCCGGTGGCGCTGCACGTGGCCGAGACCATGCACGGGGCGTTCCCCGAGCGGTTCGCGGTCAGCGAGAACATGAGGGCGTTCGTCGCGGCGGGCAAGGCGGCCGTGTGGCAGTGGGACGCGACCGGCAAGCAGACCGTGGACCCCGAGGTCCAGGCGCTGTGGAAGGGCGGCGACGCCCCGCAGACCGGTGACGAGGTCGCCGCGCGGGCGCTGGAGGCGCTGGCCGAGGAGATCCGCACCATGCTCGACGAGGGCGTGGTCGCGGAGGCGCAGGACATCGACCTGTGCATGATCCTGGGCGCGGGCTGGCCGTTCTGGCTGGGCGGCGTGACGCCGTACCTGGACCGGACGGGCATCTCGGAGAAGGTGACCGGCAAGCGGTTCCTGGCTCCGGGCATCGCCTCCGTACCGGCCTGA
- a CDS encoding thiolase family protein: protein MAAPAAQARVRNVVFVDGVRTPFGKAGPKGIFAETRADDLVVKVIRELLRRHPELPPERVDEVAIAATTQIGDQGLTIGRTAALLAGLPKSVPGYSIDRMCAGAMTAVTTAASGIAFGAYDVAIAGGVEHMGRHPMGEGVDPNPRFLSDKIVDPSALIMGSTAENLHDRYPAITKERADAYAAASQAKYADALKNGKIDPDLVPVATRSAEHGWGLATADEPPRPGTSVADLAKLKTPFRPHGRVTAGNAAGLNDGATGCILAGEDTAEELGLPVGMRLVGYSFLGVEPEVMGVGPVPATEKALRRAGLTIDDIGLFEINEAFAVQVLAFLDHFGIADDDPRVNQWGGAIAVGHPLASSGVRLMTQLSRQFAERPDVRYGITTMCIGIGMGGTVIWENPRWNGEAK, encoded by the coding sequence GTGGCCGCACCAGCAGCGCAGGCGCGCGTTCGCAACGTGGTCTTCGTCGACGGCGTGCGCACGCCGTTCGGCAAGGCCGGCCCGAAGGGGATCTTCGCGGAGACCCGCGCCGACGACCTGGTGGTCAAGGTCATCAGGGAGCTGCTGCGCCGCCACCCCGAGCTCCCCCCGGAGCGCGTCGACGAGGTCGCCATCGCGGCCACCACCCAGATCGGCGACCAGGGCCTGACCATCGGCCGGACCGCCGCCCTGCTGGCGGGCCTGCCCAAGTCGGTGCCCGGCTACTCGATCGACCGGATGTGCGCGGGCGCGATGACGGCCGTGACCACCGCGGCCAGCGGCATCGCGTTCGGCGCGTACGACGTGGCGATCGCGGGTGGCGTCGAGCACATGGGCCGCCACCCGATGGGCGAGGGCGTCGACCCGAACCCGAGGTTCCTGTCGGACAAGATCGTCGACCCGTCGGCCCTGATCATGGGTTCGACGGCGGAGAACCTGCACGACCGCTACCCGGCCATCACCAAGGAGCGGGCCGACGCCTACGCGGCGGCCTCGCAGGCCAAGTACGCGGACGCGCTCAAGAACGGGAAGATCGACCCGGACCTGGTCCCGGTCGCCACCCGCTCCGCCGAGCACGGCTGGGGCCTGGCCACCGCCGACGAGCCGCCCCGCCCCGGCACCAGCGTGGCGGACCTGGCGAAGCTCAAGACCCCGTTCCGCCCGCACGGCCGGGTGACGGCGGGCAACGCGGCCGGGCTGAACGACGGCGCCACCGGCTGCATCCTCGCCGGTGAGGACACCGCCGAGGAGCTGGGCCTGCCGGTCGGGATGCGCCTGGTCGGCTACTCGTTCCTGGGCGTGGAGCCCGAGGTCATGGGCGTGGGCCCGGTGCCCGCGACCGAGAAGGCCCTGCGGCGCGCCGGTCTGACGATCGACGACATCGGCCTGTTCGAGATCAACGAGGCGTTCGCGGTGCAGGTCCTGGCGTTCCTGGACCACTTCGGCATCGCCGACGACGACCCCCGCGTCAACCAGTGGGGCGGCGCGATCGCGGTCGGCCACCCGCTGGCGTCCTCGGGCGTGCGGCTGATGACCCAGCTGTCCCGCCAGTTCGCCGAGCGCCCCGACGTGCGCTACGGCATCACCACCATGTGCATCGGCATCGGCATGGGCGGCACCGTGATCTGGGAGAACCCCCGCTGGAACGGAGAGGCCAAGTGA
- a CDS encoding ABA4-like family protein, producing MSEALFDLAFPLVAPFWALMVLAPGWRWTERVAASPLIALPALAVYGAAVAGHLPRLWATMGNPDLGALRELMGSPWGASAIWAQVLAWDLLIGAWVYREGRRVGAHPLLMGPLLVLTVVLSPLGFALFLVVRAACDARDRSPSVVTDR from the coding sequence GTGAGCGAGGCGCTGTTCGACCTGGCGTTCCCGCTGGTCGCGCCGTTCTGGGCGCTGATGGTCCTGGCGCCCGGCTGGCGCTGGACGGAGCGGGTCGCGGCCTCCCCGCTGATCGCGCTGCCCGCGCTGGCGGTCTACGGCGCCGCGGTCGCCGGGCACCTGCCGCGGTTGTGGGCGACGATGGGCAACCCGGACCTCGGGGCGCTCCGGGAGCTCATGGGTTCGCCGTGGGGCGCGTCCGCGATCTGGGCGCAGGTCCTGGCCTGGGACCTGCTGATCGGGGCGTGGGTGTACCGGGAGGGCCGTCGTGTGGGAGCGCACCCGCTGCTGATGGGGCCGCTGCTGGTGCTCACGGTCGTGCTGTCGCCGCTCGGGTTCGCGCTGTTCTTGGTCGTGCGGGCGGCCTGTGACGCACGCGACAGGTCACCCTCGGTGGTTACCGACCGGTAA
- a CDS encoding MerR family transcriptional regulator: protein MRIAELGRRTGVPVPTIKYYLREGLLPPGERTSPNQARYGEEHVRRLRLVRAMVDVGGLSIAAVGEVFAALADQEERGLVRALSTVEVAVTPVPEHEDAEAAAQARAFLERQGWRADEGEPALRALVGVLGTAREVGHDRFWELLDGYARLCGPLAEADLDYATDGPGGWVEREEALERVVVGTVLGDAALAAVRRLARKQAARRRFGNPRGETGGDGGAAEGGAGAPEGA, encoded by the coding sequence ATGCGAATCGCCGAGCTGGGCAGGCGCACCGGCGTGCCCGTGCCGACGATCAAGTACTACCTGCGCGAGGGGCTGCTGCCGCCCGGCGAGCGGACCAGCCCCAACCAGGCCCGCTACGGCGAGGAGCACGTGCGCAGGCTGCGGCTGGTCCGGGCCATGGTCGACGTGGGCGGGCTGTCGATCGCCGCGGTCGGCGAGGTGTTCGCCGCGCTCGCCGACCAGGAGGAGCGGGGGCTGGTGCGGGCCCTGTCGACCGTCGAGGTCGCGGTGACGCCCGTCCCGGAGCACGAGGACGCCGAGGCCGCCGCGCAGGCGCGGGCGTTCCTGGAGCGGCAGGGCTGGCGGGCCGACGAGGGCGAGCCGGCGCTCCGCGCGCTCGTCGGGGTGCTCGGGACGGCGCGGGAGGTCGGGCACGACCGGTTCTGGGAGCTGCTCGACGGCTACGCGCGGCTGTGCGGGCCGCTGGCCGAGGCCGACCTGGACTACGCCACCGACGGGCCGGGCGGCTGGGTGGAGCGCGAGGAGGCCCTGGAGCGGGTGGTCGTGGGGACCGTGCTCGGGGACGCGGCGCTGGCGGCCGTGCGGCGGCTCGCGCGCAAGCAGGCGGCGCGACGGCGCTTCGGGAACCCGCGCGGGGAGACCGGCGGGGACGGCGGTGCGGCCGAGGGGGGCGCCGGAGCGCCGGAGGGCGCCTGA
- a CDS encoding ribonuclease D gives MDVPADERTDPTGAQPVPLTEPADGVPPVVADSSALRRAADALAGAEGPVAVDTERASGYRYSQRAYLVQLRREGAGTVLVDPIALGGRLDPLVEALEGTEWVLHAASQDLPCLAELGLKPSALFDTELAGRLAGFERVALGTLVELLLGYRLEKGHGAADWSRRPLPADWLNYAALDVELLVQLRDVLEEELRQQGKLEWALEEFDAARTAPLPKPRAEPWRRTSGIHRIRSTRQLAAVRSLWETRDALARERDLAPGRVLPDSALVDAATRNPADEAALLALPVFRGRAQRRMAGTWMGALRKAAALPRAELPETAQHHDGPPPANRWADKDPAAAARLAAARTALAEVAEANTLPVENLLLPDLVRRTCWQPPSDTSLDGVTAALREGGAREWQIGLTARALSEALAATPG, from the coding sequence GTGGACGTACCCGCCGACGAGCGAACCGATCCGACCGGTGCACAGCCGGTCCCGCTGACGGAACCCGCTGACGGGGTTCCGCCGGTGGTGGCCGACTCCTCGGCACTCCGGCGAGCAGCTGACGCGCTCGCCGGGGCCGAGGGCCCGGTCGCGGTGGACACCGAGCGAGCCTCGGGCTACCGCTACTCGCAACGCGCTTACCTGGTGCAGCTGCGCCGGGAAGGCGCCGGGACCGTGCTGGTCGACCCGATCGCCCTGGGCGGTCGGTTGGACCCGCTGGTCGAGGCGCTCGAAGGGACCGAGTGGGTGCTGCACGCGGCGTCGCAAGACCTGCCGTGCCTCGCCGAACTGGGTCTCAAGCCGAGCGCGTTGTTCGACACCGAGCTGGCGGGCAGGCTGGCCGGTTTCGAACGGGTGGCACTCGGCACGCTCGTCGAGCTGCTGCTGGGCTACAGGTTGGAGAAGGGGCACGGCGCGGCCGACTGGTCGCGCCGTCCCCTCCCCGCCGACTGGCTCAACTACGCGGCGCTCGACGTCGAGCTGCTGGTTCAGCTGCGCGACGTGCTCGAGGAGGAACTGAGGCAGCAGGGCAAGCTGGAGTGGGCTCTGGAGGAGTTCGACGCCGCCAGGACCGCGCCGCTTCCCAAACCGAGGGCGGAGCCGTGGCGACGCACCTCGGGGATCCACCGCATCCGCAGCACCAGGCAGCTCGCCGCTGTCCGGTCGCTGTGGGAGACCCGCGACGCTCTGGCGCGCGAGCGGGACCTGGCCCCCGGCCGGGTGCTGCCCGACAGCGCGCTGGTCGACGCGGCGACCCGCAACCCGGCCGACGAGGCCGCGCTGCTGGCGCTCCCGGTGTTCCGGGGACGCGCCCAGCGGCGCATGGCCGGGACGTGGATGGGCGCGCTGCGCAAGGCGGCGGCGCTGCCCAGGGCGGAGCTGCCTGAGACCGCCCAGCACCACGACGGACCTCCACCGGCGAACCGCTGGGCCGACAAGGACCCGGCGGCGGCAGCACGGCTCGCGGCGGCGCGCACCGCCCTGGCCGAGGTCGCCGAGGCGAACACCCTGCCGGTGGAGAACCTGCTGCTGCCAGACCTGGTGCGCCGCACCTGCTGGCAGCCGCCGTCGGACACCTCGCTGGACGGGGTCACGGCGGCGCTCCGCGAAGGCGGGGCGCGCGAGTGGCAGATCGGCTTGACGGCACGGGCGCTCAGCGAGGCCCTGGCCGCCACTCCGGGCTGA
- a CDS encoding response regulator: protein MAAVGLGQAVRTTPAGSLPANMVPHPREELFSVLVVDDHPLLREAISARLTQMGAGTVHEAASVAEARARALATGPCDLAILDLGLPDGTGIDLVTELRAQGWPRIVVLASSDDPYAVRSAFQAGAQAYLLKSASPMVVTDGVRRVLDGGVYADPSVAPVLAAGTRVPGTDNTPRELSAREVEVLQLVADGQSNKEIGEALSLSALTVKSHLSRIGRKLGTGDRAQMVALAMRAGVIR from the coding sequence GTGGCTGCCGTCGGCTTAGGTCAGGCCGTTCGTACCACGCCAGCCGGCTCGTTGCCGGCGAACATGGTCCCGCACCCGCGGGAGGAGCTTTTTTCGGTGTTGGTGGTCGACGACCACCCGCTGCTGAGGGAGGCGATAAGCGCCCGGCTCACCCAGATGGGAGCCGGGACTGTGCATGAGGCGGCTTCGGTCGCGGAAGCTCGGGCGCGGGCTCTCGCAACCGGACCGTGCGATCTCGCGATCCTCGATCTGGGTCTGCCGGACGGCACCGGCATCGACCTGGTCACGGAACTCCGTGCCCAGGGCTGGCCCCGCATCGTGGTCCTCGCGTCCTCCGACGACCCCTACGCGGTCAGGTCGGCCTTCCAGGCGGGCGCCCAGGCGTACCTCCTGAAGTCCGCCTCGCCGATGGTGGTCACCGACGGGGTGCGCAGGGTCCTCGACGGCGGCGTCTACGCGGACCCGAGCGTGGCACCCGTGCTGGCTGCGGGAACTCGCGTGCCGGGCACCGACAACACGCCGCGGGAGCTCTCCGCGCGTGAGGTCGAGGTCCTCCAGCTGGTCGCCGATGGCCAGAGCAACAAGGAGATCGGCGAGGCTCTGAGCCTGTCCGCGCTCACGGTGAAGTCTCACCTGTCGCGGATCGGGCGCAAGCTGGGCACCGGGGATCGCGCTCAGATGGTCGCGCTCGCCATGCGGGCGGGCGTGATCCGCTGA
- a CDS encoding dipeptidase, with protein sequence MAALTARLRAEELLARVPLVDGHNDLPWALRDFGAEGQIGEKSTGADPCAAADTVDLTAHQPSLQTDLGRLREGRLGMQFWSVWVPCSLPGDAAVVTTVEQVDLVHRLARRYPDHLAIATTADEAEAAFASGRVASLIGAEGGHSINSSLAVLRGLRRLGVRYLTLTHNENTPWADSATDTPVSNGLTSFGREVVREMNRIGMIVDLSHVAETTMNDALDVTTRPVMFSHSSCRAVADHPRNVPDAVLERLAGNGGVCMVTFVPAFVSPAYAAWDARLREAMADAGQRHNDLDARNRFAATWTAGGPTPEVGIEDVVAHVEHAREVAGIDHIGIGGDYDGVAFLPNGLEDVSGYPNLFAALLERGWSEADCTKLAGANALRVLRANDE encoded by the coding sequence GTGGCCGCCCTCACCGCGCGTCTGCGCGCCGAAGAACTGCTGGCACGGGTGCCTCTGGTCGACGGGCACAACGACCTCCCCTGGGCACTGCGCGACTTCGGTGCCGAAGGGCAAATCGGTGAAAAGTCAACGGGCGCCGATCCGTGTGCCGCTGCCGACACCGTCGACCTGACGGCCCACCAGCCCAGTCTCCAGACCGACCTGGGGAGGCTGCGCGAGGGCCGGTTGGGGATGCAGTTCTGGTCCGTGTGGGTCCCGTGCTCCCTGCCGGGTGACGCCGCCGTGGTCACGACCGTGGAGCAGGTCGACCTCGTCCACCGGTTGGCGCGGCGCTACCCCGACCACCTGGCGATCGCCACCACCGCGGACGAGGCCGAGGCGGCGTTCGCCTCCGGGCGCGTGGCCTCGCTGATCGGGGCCGAGGGCGGGCACAGCATCAACTCCTCGCTCGCCGTCCTGCGGGGGCTGCGCAGGCTGGGTGTCCGGTACCTGACGCTGACCCACAACGAGAACACCCCGTGGGCGGATTCGGCCACGGATACACCCGTTAGCAATGGATTGACCTCGTTCGGGCGCGAGGTCGTGCGCGAGATGAACCGGATCGGCATGATCGTCGACCTCTCGCACGTCGCCGAGACGACGATGAACGACGCCCTCGACGTCACGACCAGGCCCGTCATGTTCAGCCACTCGTCCTGCCGGGCCGTGGCCGACCACCCGAGGAACGTCCCGGACGCCGTCCTGGAGCGCCTCGCCGGGAACGGGGGTGTGTGCATGGTCACATTCGTGCCCGCGTTCGTGTCACCCGCCTACGCGGCCTGGGACGCCCGGCTGCGCGAGGCCATGGCGGACGCCGGGCAGCGGCACAACGACCTGGACGCCAGGAACCGGTTCGCCGCGACCTGGACCGCGGGCGGGCCGACCCCGGAGGTCGGGATCGAGGACGTCGTGGCGCACGTCGAGCACGCCCGCGAGGTGGCCGGGATCGACCACATCGGGATCGGCGGCGACTACGACGGGGTCGCGTTCCTGCCGAACGGGCTGGAGGACGTGTCGGGGTACCCGAACCTGTTCGCGGCGCTGCTGGAGCGCGGGTGGAGCGAGGCGGACTGCACCAAGCTCGCGGGTGCGAACGCGCTGCGGGTGCTGCGCGCGAACGACGAGTAG
- a CDS encoding DUF3000 domain-containing protein, which yields MTGDAGEPELFRRAVRTLRSVRTRPEVELTEVRAPQRLAPWAFALTAEVTGPEDELSTGRLVLLHDPEGVEAWSGCFRVVAYVRVELDPELASDPLLPEVGWSWLTDSLEQAGAEFTALGGTVTQTSSARFGDIAAQGRTDDLELRASWTAVDAELTAHGAAFYDLMATAVGLPPVGVTSLR from the coding sequence GTGACGGGAGACGCTGGGGAGCCCGAGCTGTTCCGGCGCGCGGTGCGGACCCTGAGATCGGTGCGGACCCGGCCCGAGGTCGAGCTGACCGAGGTGCGGGCGCCGCAGCGGTTGGCCCCGTGGGCGTTCGCGCTGACCGCCGAGGTGACCGGCCCCGAGGACGAGCTGTCCACGGGGCGGTTGGTGCTGCTGCACGACCCCGAGGGCGTGGAGGCGTGGTCGGGCTGCTTCCGGGTGGTCGCGTACGTGCGCGTGGAACTGGACCCGGAGCTGGCCTCGGACCCGCTGCTGCCCGAGGTCGGGTGGTCGTGGCTGACCGACTCGCTGGAGCAGGCCGGGGCGGAGTTCACCGCGCTGGGCGGCACGGTGACGCAGACGTCGTCGGCCCGGTTCGGCGACATCGCGGCCCAGGGGCGCACCGACGACCTGGAGCTGCGGGCGTCCTGGACGGCCGTGGACGCCGAGCTGACCGCGCACGGCGCGGCCTTCTACGACCTGATGGCCACGGCCGTGGGCCTGCCCCCGGTCGGGGTGACGAGCCTGCGCTGA
- the hemE gene encoding uroporphyrinogen decarboxylase encodes MVGEMTEMTEPPLLVAARGGTPSRTPVWFMRQAGRSLPEYRALRAGTAMLDACFDPEMVCEITMQPVRRHDVDGAILFSDIVVPLKAAGVDLDIVAGTGPVVAHPVRTRDDVAALPVLEAGHVRPVADAIGLLLKELGEVPLIGFAGAPFTLASYLVEGGPSRNHERTKALMHSDPDLWHALLAKIADITAEFLRVQVEAGVKAVQLFDSWAGALSERDYRTFVLPHSARVLESVTGVPRIHFGVGTTELLPAMREAGADVVGVDWRTPLDVAVRRMVQAAPDLPPPVVQGNLDPALLFAGIPALEREVDRIVEEGKVASGHIFNLGHGVLPDTDPDVITKAVELVHRSR; translated from the coding sequence ATGGTCGGCGAGATGACCGAGATGACCGAACCCCCGCTGCTGGTCGCCGCGCGTGGCGGCACCCCGTCCCGGACCCCCGTGTGGTTCATGCGCCAGGCGGGCCGCTCGCTGCCCGAGTACCGGGCGCTGCGCGCGGGCACGGCCATGCTGGACGCCTGCTTCGACCCGGAGATGGTCTGCGAGATCACCATGCAGCCGGTCCGCAGGCACGACGTGGACGGCGCGATCCTCTTCTCCGACATCGTCGTGCCGCTCAAGGCCGCCGGTGTCGACCTGGACATCGTCGCGGGCACCGGGCCGGTCGTGGCCCACCCGGTGCGCACGCGCGACGACGTCGCGGCCCTGCCGGTGCTGGAGGCCGGGCACGTGCGGCCCGTGGCCGACGCCATCGGGCTGCTGCTGAAGGAGCTCGGGGAGGTCCCGCTGATCGGCTTCGCGGGCGCCCCGTTCACCCTCGCCTCCTACCTCGTCGAAGGCGGCCCGAGCCGCAACCACGAGCGCACCAAGGCGCTCATGCACTCCGACCCCGACCTGTGGCACGCCCTGCTGGCCAAGATCGCCGACATCACCGCCGAGTTCCTGCGCGTGCAGGTCGAGGCGGGCGTCAAGGCCGTGCAGCTGTTCGACTCCTGGGCGGGCGCGCTGTCCGAGCGCGACTACCGGACCTTCGTCCTCCCGCACTCCGCGCGGGTGCTGGAGAGCGTCACGGGCGTGCCGCGCATCCACTTCGGCGTCGGCACCACCGAGCTGCTGCCCGCGATGCGCGAGGCGGGCGCGGACGTCGTCGGCGTCGACTGGCGCACCCCGCTGGACGTCGCGGTGCGCCGCATGGTCCAGGCCGCGCCTGACCTGCCGCCGCCCGTCGTGCAGGGCAACCTCGACCCGGCGCTGCTGTTCGCCGGGATCCCCGCGCTGGAGCGCGAGGTCGACCGGATCGTGGAGGAGGGCAAGGTGGCCTCCGGGCACATCTTCAACCTGGGCCACGGCGTCCTGCCGGACACCGACCCGGACGTGATCACCAAGGCCGTCGAGCTGGTGCACCGGTCGCGATGA
- the hemG gene encoding protoporphyrinogen oxidase: protein MNATRVAVVGGGISGLVAAYRLRALLGPGATITLVEQAPLLGGKLRTVELAGKLYDVGAEAFLHRRAEAADLVAELGLADELVHPTGAPSTILAGGQVRPVPPRTLMGVPASAEAVRDVLSEEALSRVAAEPGLPPIALGGEDVLVGELLRERFGPEVADRLVGPLLGGVYAGRADALSLRATMPQLAEALDAGEGSLLAAAARAMPVPAKAASGPRPPIFGALRGGMAALVDKLAEAAKADVRLGLPVRGLAKTAEGWRLEIGTAAQPEHLDVDGVVLAVPAPSARKLLADAVPAAAEGLGRIEVASMAVVALALPAGTELPERSGVLLAEGERHASGTPYTAKAFTFSSRKWAHLGTDPLLVRGSVGRHGDVESLQRPDEELVAAVRADLAELTGVTAEPVDTSVTRWGGGLPQYGLGHLDLVAGVERAVEAAPGLAVAGAALHGVGIPACITTGDEAAQRVAAHVLGRVS, encoded by the coding sequence ATGAACGCCACGCGGGTAGCGGTCGTCGGCGGCGGGATCTCCGGTCTGGTCGCGGCCTACCGGCTGCGCGCCCTGCTCGGTCCCGGCGCCACCATCACCCTGGTCGAGCAGGCGCCCCTGCTCGGCGGCAAGCTCCGCACGGTCGAGCTCGCCGGGAAGCTGTACGACGTGGGCGCCGAGGCGTTCCTGCACCGCCGCGCCGAGGCCGCCGACCTGGTGGCCGAGCTGGGGCTGGCCGACGAGCTGGTGCACCCCACCGGCGCGCCGTCCACGATCCTCGCGGGCGGGCAGGTCCGGCCGGTGCCGCCGCGCACCCTGATGGGCGTGCCCGCCTCCGCCGAGGCGGTGCGGGACGTGCTGTCCGAGGAAGCGCTTTCCAGGGTCGCCGCCGAACCGGGGCTGCCGCCGATCGCCCTGGGCGGCGAGGACGTCCTGGTCGGCGAGCTGCTGCGCGAGCGGTTCGGCCCCGAGGTCGCCGACCGGCTGGTCGGGCCGCTGCTGGGCGGGGTGTACGCCGGTCGCGCGGACGCGCTGAGCCTGCGCGCCACCATGCCGCAGCTCGCCGAGGCGCTGGACGCGGGCGAGGGTTCGCTGCTGGCCGCCGCCGCGCGCGCGATGCCCGTGCCCGCGAAGGCCGCCTCCGGTCCGCGCCCGCCGATCTTCGGCGCGCTGCGCGGCGGCATGGCCGCCCTGGTCGACAAGCTCGCCGAGGCCGCCAAGGCCGACGTGCGCCTCGGGCTGCCGGTGCGCGGGCTCGCGAAGACCGCCGAGGGCTGGCGGTTGGAGATCGGGACCGCCGCCCAGCCCGAGCACCTCGACGTCGACGGCGTCGTGCTCGCCGTGCCCGCGCCGTCCGCGCGCAAGCTCCTGGCCGACGCGGTCCCCGCCGCAGCCGAGGGCCTCGGGCGGATCGAGGTCGCGTCCATGGCCGTGGTCGCGCTCGCGCTGCCCGCGGGCACCGAGCTGCCCGAGCGCTCCGGCGTGCTGCTGGCCGAGGGCGAGCGGCACGCGAGCGGCACCCCGTACACCGCCAAGGCGTTCACCTTCTCCAGCCGCAAGTGGGCGCACCTGGGGACCGATCCGCTGCTGGTGCGCGGCTCCGTCGGCAGGCACGGCGACGTGGAGTCGTTGCAGCGCCCCGACGAGGAGCTGGTCGCGGCGGTGCGCGCGGACCTCGCCGAGCTCACCGGCGTCACCGCCGAGCCCGTCGACACGTCCGTGACCCGGTGGGGCGGTGGACTGCCCCAGTACGGGCTCGGGCACCTCGACCTGGTGGCGGGCGTCGAGCGGGCCGTCGAGGCCGCGCCGGGGCTGGCCGTCGCGGGCGCCGCGCTGCACGGCGTCGGCATCCCCGCCTGCATCACGACCGGGGACGAGGCCGCGCAGCGTGTCGCGGCGCACGTCCTCGGCCGGGTGAGTTGA